A genomic stretch from Scatophagus argus isolate fScaArg1 chromosome 19, fScaArg1.pri, whole genome shotgun sequence includes:
- the LOC124050946 gene encoding uncharacterized protein LOC124050946, with translation MEFDLEKFKEAPTAEQLSYCSKAQLMSIAEHYCIETASTSLKKDELRARVVTALAKQGVISSESEDSDLSHPFEVSTSKTEAVQLQTQSVRLHELELQFKIKQLEIEAKDREEGRKMEMERLRLVHEEKMKELELRSSETQSQSASSHASTASPRFDVGRNISLVPHFSEKEVEKYFSHFERVATTFEWPKDVWTLLLQCVLSGKAQEVYSSLTLTQSADYEIVKAAILRAYELVPEAYRQRFRGFRKIDKQTFVEFAREKEILFDRWCTSQKAETREQLRELVLLEEFKNCVPEAVATYLSEQRVSKVGDAAVLADEYVLAHKGVFNDKHLEAKNHAFTRPLRFKASSNGPGSSVFASRPASSGSGNSERICFFCKKPGHVIADCHALSKKQKAAKPVALLASVSRLPGGVNCPSHFTEDRPGVGKGLSKSSENSTESDLFAPFRMEGLVAISESDKFVPVRILRDTAAAQSLLVEGVLPLSEETSTGENALVRGCGLTWIEAPLHVVYLQSGLVTGSVAVAIRPELPVEGVDMILGNDLAGGEVFPTPIVVNNPVGSRFVNQGDQASQMTKVFPACVVTRAQSRKVEDVVDLSEMFIAPCKETVENVPAGPSAASKFTVAKQSNDSTVSESIEVTLSSPVTLSDESEAQLKVGREQLVEAQKADPSLAKCVAAALPKDKIGASQVAYYWEDGILMRKWAPSADDSECNDVHQIVVPAGYRAQILSLAHDNVLSGHLGIAKTYYRILKHFFWPGLKRDVSQYCHSCHTCQLVGKPNQVIPQAPLHPIPVMGEPFERLLIDCVGPLPKSKSGHQFLLTLMCAATRYPEAIPLRSLKAKVVVKELMKFCTTFGLPKVIQTDQGTNFMSKVFSQVLEELAVKHQVSSAYHPESQGALERFHQTLKTMLRAYCLETGKEWDEGIPFLLFAVRETVQESLGFSPAELVFGHTVRGPLKLLREQLTGVTSPVQNVLDYVSSFRERLHHACEVAKESLSGSQSKMKAHFDKSAVRRSFKPEDPVLVFLPIPGSVLQAKFTGPYVIEKKLSETDYVIRTPDRRRKTRVCHVNMLKPYCARLSEPTYSPPAKVLPVALTAVLPCYSPQDDDLVMQDDPVLCARLSNSQVLSDLENYLCHLSGTDKSDILKLIESNHMLFSDVPTQTTVLQHDIDVGDCPPIKQHAYRVNPTKRAQMQKEVEYLQQHDLAVPSSSAWSSPCLLVPKSDGTSRFCTDFRKPNAVTKPDSFPLPRIEDCIDRVGAARYVTKLDLLKGYWQCLQDASLTLNLAKCEFAKATITYLGKKVGQGQVRPVDAKITAIAEFPVPTTKRELRRFLGLAGYYRGFCRNFAAIVSPLTDLLSPTKDLLWDTNCELAFQSVKAFLSSSPVLSAPNFAVPFKLEVDASGTGAGAVLLQEDSSGIDHPVCYFSKKFSAAQRRYSTIEKEALAMLWALQHFEAYVGSTPQPVLVFTDHNPLVFLSRMYNHNQRLMRWALMAQNFNIEIRHKKGCSFLRDDAGHLHQAVRKEFKKIKAKKAAGPDGMCRPTLWDCGAHLQPEPEAGESSTTGGTSQGRWLPILSRGLPRDTTLKGLQQLQASRADITPDGDAGKAGPRPSTPSDHTPILRGKLEMAVVDSDLTEWILDYLTNRPQFVRARDYFRHNTDSCVLQKFLDDSALVGLITDDDDVTPRW, from the exons ATGGAGTTCGATCTAGAGAAGTTTAAAGAAGCTcctacagcagagcagctttcTTATTGCAGTAAGGCACAGCTCATGTCCATTGCGGAGCATTACTGCATTGAAACTGCGTCGACTTCTCTTAAGAAGGATGAGCTCAGAGCTAGAGTTGTCACTGCTCTTGCTAAACAGGGAGTGATTTCGAGTGAGTCGGAAGATTCAGACTTAAGTCACCCTTTTGAGGTTTCTACTAGTAAGACAGAGGCTGTGCAGTTACAAACTCAGTCTGTACGTTTACATGAGTTGGAGTTACAGTTTAAAATTAAACAGCTAGAAATTGAGGCAAAAGatagagaagaggggaggaaaatggaaatggagagGTTGCGGCTGGTTCatgaggagaagatgaaggaaCTGGAGCTGAGGTCAAGTGAGACGCAGTCTCAGAGTGCCAGTTCTCATGCGTCTACTGCTTCTCCTCGGTTTGATGTTGGGAGGAACATTAGTTTAGTTCCtcatttttctgaaaaagaaGTGGAAAAATACTTTTCCCATTTTGAACGTGTAGCCACCACATTTGAATGGCCTAAAGATGTATGGACgctgttgctgcagtgtgttttatcaggTAAAGCACAGGAGGTCTATTCTTCGTTAACACTCACCCAAAGCGCTGATTATGAAATTGTTAAAGCAGCCATTTTGCGGGCTTACGAGCTGGTCCCAGAGGCCTATAGGCAGCGATTTAGAGGTTTTCGTAAGATTGACAAGCAGACTTTTGTAGAATTTGCCAGAGAGAAGGAAATTCTGTTCGATAGATGGTGCACATCTCAAAAAGCTGAAACTAGAGAGCAACTTCGCGAGTTGGTACTCCTGGAagaatttaaaaactgtgttcCTGAGGCAGTTGCAACCTATTTGAGTGAGCAGCGTGTGTCCAAAGTTGGGGACGCCGCTGTACTTGCTGACGAATATGTTCTGGCTCACAAAGGGGTCTTTAATGATAAACATCTTGAGGCTAAGAACCATGCTTTTACTCGTCCTCTTCGCTTTAAGGCTAGCAGTAATGGTCCTggttcttctgtttttgcttcaagGCCTGCTAGTTCTGGCTCTGGAAACTCTgagaggatttgttttttttgtaaaaagcCTGGTCATGTCATAGCTGATTGTCATGCTCTCAGTAAAAAGCAGAAAGCTGCTAAGCCAGTGGCATTGTTGGCTTCAGTGTCACGTCTGCCTGGTGGAGTTAATTGTCCCAGTCACTTCACTGAAGACAGGCCTGGGGTGGGAAAAGGTCTGAGTAAGTCCAGTGAGAACAGCACTGAGTCTGATCTTTTTGCACCTTTCCGTATGGAGGGGTTGGTGGCCATCTCTGAGTCAGATAAGTTTGTCCCCGTTCGTATTCTAAGGGACACAGCAGCCGCTCAGTCTTTGTTGGTGGAGGGAGTTTTGCCCCTCTCTGAAGAAACTTCTACTGGTGAAAATGCTTTGGTGCGGGGGTGTGGTCTGACTTGGATTGAAGCCCCATTGCatgttgtgtatttacagtCTGGGTTGGTTACAGGCTCTGTGGCAGTGGCTATTCGCCCTGAACTTCCTGTGGAAGGAGTGGACATGATTCTGGGGAATGATTTGGCTGGTGGGGAGGTGTTCCCTACACCCATTGTTGTGAACAACCCAGTTGGCTCTAGGTTTGTTAACCAAGGTGATCAGGCATCTCAGATGACAAAAGTCTTTCCTGCTTGTGTGGTAACTCGCGCTCAGTCACGTAAGGTTGAAGATGTGGTAGAtctttcagaaatgtttattgctCCATGCAAAGAAACTGTCGAGAATGTGCCTGCTGGTCCCTCTGCTGCTTCTAAGTTCACAGTAGCTAAGCAGTCTAATGATTCCACTGTATCTGAGTCTATTGAGGTTACATTGTCCAGTCCTGTCACCTTGTCTGATGAGTCTGAGGCTCAGTTAAAGGTTGGCAGGGAGCAGTTGGTAGAGGCTCAGAAGGCCGATCCTTCTTTGGCTAAGTGTGTAGCAGCAGCATTGCCTAAAGATAAGATTGGTGCCTCTCAAGTGGCTTACTACTGGGAGGATGGTATCCTCATGCGCAAGTGGGCTCCTTCAGCTGATGACAGTGAGTGTAATGATGTACATCAGATTGTTGTCCCTGCTGGTTACCGGGCACAGATATTGAGCTTAGCTCATGATAATGTTTTGTCTGGTCATCTAGGGATAGCTAAAACTTACTATCGCATATTAAAGCATTTCTTCTGGCCTGGTTTGAAACGTGATGTTTCCCAATATTGCCACTCATGTCATACATGTCAGTTGGTTGGGAAACCAAACCAAGTGATCCCACAGGCTCCACTTCATCCTATACCTGTGATGGGGGAGCCCTTTGAGAGACTCCTCATAGATTGTGTTGGCCCGTTACCCAAGTCAAAATCTGGTCACCAGTTTCTCCTGACCTTAATGTGTGCTGCAACTCGATACCCTGAGGCAATCCCACTGCGTTCTCTCAAAGCTAAGGTGGTAGTAAAAGAACTGATGAAATTCTGTACCACTTTTGGATTGCCGAAGGTAATTCAAACAGACCAGGGTACTAACTTTATGTCGAAAGTGTTTTCTCAGGTGTTGGAAGAGTTGGCTGTGAAACATCAGGTCTCCAGTGCCTACCACCCAGAGAGCCAGGGGGCACTAGAGCGCTTCCACCAGACCCTGAAGACAATGTTGCGTGCTTACTGTCTTGAAACTGGTAAGGAATGGGATGAAGGTATACCATTCCTGCTTTTTGCTGTTCGAGAGACTGTTCAGGAGTCACTGGGTTTCAGTCCGGCAGAATTGGTATTTGGCCACACAGTTCGTGGACCTTTGAAGTTGTTGCGTGAGCAGCTGACGGGGGTTACTTCTCCTGTCCAAAATGTGCTGGACTATGTCAGTTCTTTCAGAGAACGTCTCCATCATGCCTGTGAGGTAGCGAAAGAATCACTGTCTGGCTCCCAATCTAAAATGAAGGCTCACTTTGATAAGAGTGCTGTTAGACGCAGTTTTAAACCTGAAGATCCTGTGCTGGTTTTTCTTCCTATTCCTGGTTCAGTGCTTCAGGCCAAGTTTACTGGCCCTTATGTAATTGAAAAGAAACTGAGTGAAACAGATTATGTTATCCGTACTCCTGATAGGAGACGAAAAACTCGTGTATGTCATGTGAACATGCTCAAGCCCTACTGTGCCCGGCTCAGTGAACCTACCTATTCCCCTCCAGCTAAGGTGTTGCCTGTAGCTTTAACAGCAGTACTGCCATGTTATTCTCCTCAGGATGATGATCTAGTGATGCAAGATGATCCTGTTCTGTGTGCTCGGCTGTCAAACTCTCAAGTGTTGAGTGATTTGGAGAATTACTTGTGTCATCTTTCTGGGACAGATAAGAGTGACATTCTCAAGTTAATTGAAAGTAATCACATGCTGTTCTCAGATGTACCGACCCAAACCACAGTGTTACAGCATGACATTGACGTTGGTGACTGCCCTCCTATTAAGCAGCATGCCTACCGTGTGAATCCCACCAAAAGAGCTCAAATGCAAAAAGAGGTTGAGTACTTGCAACAGCATGACCTGGCTGTTCCCAGCTCCAGTGCCTGGAGCTCTCCATGTTTATTAGTGCCAAAGTCTGATGGAACATCACGCTTTTGTACTGATTTCCGGAAACCTAATGCTGTAACTAAACCAgactcttttcctcttcctcgcaTAGAAGATTGCATCGATAGAGTTGGAGCTGCTCGCTACGTCACCAAGCTGGACCTGTTAAAGGGCTACTGGCAG tgcctGCAGGATGCATCCCTCACCCTGAATCTAGCAAAATGTGAGTTTGCCAAGGCCACCATCACTTATCTTGGCAAGAAGGTTGGTCAGGGACAAGTGCGGCCAGTAGATGCCAAAATAACAGCTATTGCTGAGTTCCCTGTTCCCACCACTAAGCGGGAACTGCGTCGCTTCCTTGGGCTAGCTGGTTATTATAGAGGGTTCTGCCGTAATTTTGCTGCCATTGTGTCTCCTTTGACTGATCTCCTTAGCCCCACCAAGGATCTATTGTGGGACACCAATTGTGAGCTGGCTTTTCAGTCCGTGAAAGCTTTTCTCAGCTCTTCTCCAGTGTTGTCGGCTCCTAATTTTGCAGTTCCATTTAAGTTGGAGGTTGATGCAAGCGGAACTGGTGCTGGTGCTGTACTGCTGCAGGAGGATTCCTCGGGTATCGATCAccctgtttgttatttttctaagAAGTTCTCTGCAGCCCAACGTAGGTATAGCACTATTGAAAAAGAGGCTTTAGCCATGCTTTGGGCCCTCCAACATTTTGAGGCTTATGTTGGCTCAACACCACAGCCGGTGTTGGTCTTTACTGATCACAACCCTCTAGTCTTTCTAAGCCGTATGTACAACCACAACCAACGGCTCATGCGGTGGGCTCTTATGGCCCAGAACTTTAATATAGAGATTCGGCACAAGAAGGG GTGCAGTTTCCTGAGAGATGATGCAGGGCACCTGCATCAAGCT GTGAGGAAAGAGTTCAAAAAGATCAAGGCGAaaaaggctgcaggtccagatggcATGTGCAGACCAACTCTGTGGGATTGTGGAgcacatcttcaacctgagcctgaaGCTGGGGAGAGTTCCACAACTGGTGgaaccagtcaaggcagatggctgcccatcttgagcaGGGGTCTGccccgag ATACCACACTCAAAGGACTTCAACAGCTACAGGCCAGTAGAGCTGACATCACACCTGATGGAGACGCTGGCAAGGCTGGTCCTCGTCCATCTACGCCCTCTG ACCACACCCCAATCCTGAGGGGCAAGCTGGAGATGGCTGTGGTGGACTCTGACCTGACGGAGTGGatcctggactacctcacaaACCGGCCCCAGTTTGTGAGAGCCCGggact acttcagacacaacacagacagctgTGTCCTGCAGAAGTTCTTGGATGACTCTGCGCTTGTCGGCCTCATCACCGATGACGACGACGTGACGCCTCGTTGGTAG